A genomic window from Fibrobacterota bacterium includes:
- a CDS encoding chemotaxis protein CheW codes for MENDETLQLFLEEARDHLRDIENDLLSIETETGPSDVDLVNKVFRGIHSIKGAAGFFGLNRIKEISHAMENLLNRIRNFEVIPRRAVVEALLRSADTLSAMVEDPSRSENVEIAKHLDALSACQAPTERSHEKVPIVDSRGSALFEVGADELEIARKGGKNVYLMEFDLVVDTDQRGKTPLEVLKELEKTGLIVEAQLHRDEEGFPVGSVDSLPFSVLYATVLDREMVALLTGLDAARIAVVDLPPRRASVKALQQKAQPVSPEKPAATEATPVAPAKSIMAPEPPEPAIDPAKDVPLEPVRGTPQASSTLRVQVKALDRLMTLAGELVLARNQLIQKVSKRDITEIQASSQGLSMIISELQEAVMATRMQPISIVFGKFQRVVRDMSAALGKEIRLDVEGEEVELDKAVIEAIGDPLTHLVRNAVDHGVEMPDVRERSGKPRLAVVRLHAYHEAGKVVIAVSDNGRGIDTEAVREKAGILNLVPAQDLAKMSEKELIELIFLPGFSTAKAITEISGRGVGMDVVKTNFTKLGGIIDVETKKGSGTTIRVKLPLTLAIIPSLLVSVQSETYAIPQVNLVELVRISASEVRNRIERIGDALVMRLRGRLLPLAELAEVLGMERSYQDPQTGEFREERRARLEDRRGPRTKETPEERERRRGKDRRFHSASAVNIAVLSAGSFQYGLIVDRLHESEEIVVKPLGSHFRSCQCYAGATILGDGRVAPILDVMGITKQRKLSDVGSTRDTDEETKARLRARDAQSMLLFHVAADEQFSIPLALVSRLEVVERSAIENLGGRRSVQYRGGSLPLLDLSEVAKIGPLAELDSYFVVVHAIGGKEVGLLVSQIVDIVESSEDFDESTFRQAGILGSAIFSGKTTLLVDVYEIVRSQLPSWIKTSDKEVPSRRILVVDDSPFYRRQISGFLRESGHVVEEACDGKEALEILGTSRGIEMVLTDIEMPVMDGLELTRQIRASKAFSHLAVVAVTSLSGEESAKRGKDAGVDGYLVKLDREKILGTVESFLQHRKP; via the coding sequence ATGGAAAACGACGAAACGCTCCAACTGTTCCTCGAAGAAGCCCGCGACCACCTGCGCGACATCGAAAACGACCTCCTGTCCATCGAGACGGAAACCGGTCCATCGGATGTCGACCTGGTCAACAAGGTCTTCCGAGGCATCCACTCCATCAAAGGGGCGGCTGGATTTTTCGGACTCAATCGCATCAAGGAAATCTCCCATGCCATGGAGAACCTCCTCAACCGGATCCGCAACTTCGAGGTGATCCCGCGTCGCGCCGTCGTCGAGGCGCTGTTGCGCTCGGCCGACACGCTGTCGGCCATGGTCGAAGATCCCTCGCGCAGCGAAAACGTCGAAATCGCCAAGCACCTCGACGCCCTATCGGCCTGCCAAGCCCCGACCGAAAGATCCCACGAGAAGGTCCCGATCGTCGACTCCCGCGGTAGCGCCTTGTTCGAGGTCGGAGCCGACGAACTCGAGATCGCTCGCAAAGGCGGAAAGAACGTCTACCTGATGGAATTCGACCTGGTGGTCGACACCGACCAGCGCGGAAAGACCCCTCTGGAAGTCCTCAAGGAGCTGGAAAAGACGGGTTTGATCGTCGAAGCCCAACTCCATCGCGACGAGGAAGGCTTCCCGGTCGGATCGGTGGACAGCCTGCCGTTTTCCGTCCTCTACGCGACCGTGCTCGACCGCGAGATGGTCGCGCTGCTGACGGGCCTGGACGCCGCGCGCATCGCCGTTGTGGACCTCCCGCCCCGTCGGGCGTCCGTGAAGGCACTGCAACAAAAAGCGCAGCCCGTCTCTCCCGAAAAACCCGCCGCAACGGAGGCGACACCCGTGGCCCCAGCGAAATCCATCATGGCGCCGGAACCGCCGGAACCGGCGATCGATCCGGCCAAGGACGTCCCGCTGGAGCCCGTCCGCGGAACCCCGCAGGCCTCCAGCACGCTGCGCGTGCAGGTGAAGGCCCTGGATCGCCTGATGACCCTGGCCGGCGAGCTGGTGCTCGCGAGAAACCAGCTGATTCAAAAAGTGTCCAAACGGGACATCACCGAGATCCAAGCCAGCTCACAGGGCTTGTCGATGATCATTTCCGAGTTGCAGGAAGCCGTGATGGCCACGCGCATGCAGCCGATCTCCATCGTGTTCGGGAAGTTCCAGCGCGTGGTCCGCGACATGAGCGCGGCCCTGGGCAAGGAGATCCGGCTCGATGTCGAAGGCGAGGAAGTCGAACTCGACAAGGCCGTGATCGAAGCGATCGGCGACCCGTTGACACATCTTGTCAGAAACGCGGTGGACCACGGCGTGGAAATGCCGGATGTCCGCGAACGATCCGGCAAACCACGCTTGGCCGTGGTCCGCCTCCACGCCTACCACGAAGCGGGAAAGGTCGTGATCGCGGTGTCGGACAACGGCCGCGGGATCGACACCGAAGCCGTCCGGGAAAAAGCGGGCATCCTGAATCTGGTCCCCGCGCAGGACCTCGCGAAGATGTCGGAAAAGGAGCTCATCGAGCTGATCTTCCTCCCGGGCTTTTCGACCGCCAAGGCGATCACGGAGATCTCCGGCCGCGGAGTCGGGATGGATGTGGTCAAGACCAACTTCACCAAGCTCGGCGGCATCATCGACGTGGAAACGAAAAAGGGATCGGGAACGACCATCCGCGTGAAGCTCCCGCTGACCCTGGCGATCATCCCGAGCCTGCTCGTGTCCGTCCAGAGCGAGACCTACGCCATTCCCCAGGTGAACCTGGTGGAGCTGGTGCGGATCTCCGCAAGCGAGGTCCGCAACCGCATCGAGCGCATCGGAGATGCGCTGGTGATGAGGCTGCGAGGCCGGCTTCTTCCTTTGGCCGAGCTCGCGGAAGTGCTCGGGATGGAACGTTCCTACCAGGATCCGCAAACCGGCGAATTCCGCGAGGAACGGCGCGCCCGACTCGAGGACAGACGCGGACCGCGCACGAAGGAAACCCCCGAGGAACGGGAACGGCGCCGCGGCAAGGACAGGCGCTTCCATTCGGCCAGCGCGGTGAACATCGCCGTGCTTTCCGCGGGATCCTTCCAGTACGGCTTGATCGTCGACCGGCTCCACGAATCGGAAGAGATCGTGGTCAAGCCTCTTGGATCGCATTTCCGCTCCTGCCAGTGCTACGCGGGAGCGACCATCCTCGGCGACGGAAGGGTGGCTCCCATCCTGGATGTCATGGGGATCACCAAGCAACGGAAATTGTCCGACGTGGGCAGCACCCGCGACACCGACGAAGAAACCAAGGCGCGACTGCGTGCTCGCGACGCGCAATCCATGCTCCTTTTCCATGTCGCGGCGGACGAGCAGTTTTCCATCCCCCTGGCTCTGGTTTCGCGCCTGGAAGTGGTGGAGAGATCGGCCATCGAGAACCTGGGAGGACGACGCTCCGTCCAGTACCGCGGCGGAAGCCTTCCTCTGTTGGATCTTTCGGAAGTCGCGAAGATCGGCCCCCTCGCCGAGCTCGATTCGTACTTCGTGGTGGTCCACGCGATCGGCGGGAAAGAAGTGGGGTTGTTGGTGTCGCAAATTGTCGACATCGTCGAATCCTCCGAGGACTTCGACGAGTCCACCTTCCGGCAGGCCGGCATCCTCGGCTCGGCGATCTTTTCGGGCAAGACGACCCTCCTGGTGGATGTCTACGAGATCGTCCGTTCACAACTTCCCAGCTGGATCAAGACCTCCGACAAGGAAGTTCCGTCCCGCAGGATCCTGGTGGTGGACGACTCCCCCTTCTACCGACGACAGATTTCGGGCTTCCTCAGGGAGAGCGGCCACGTGGTGGAGGAAGCCTGCGACGGCAAGGAAGCCCTGGAAATCCTGGGGACATCCCGTGGCATCGAAATGGTCCTGACCGACATCGAAATGCCCGTGATGGACGGACTCGAACTCACGCGCCAGATCCGCGCGAGCAAGGCCTTCTCGCATCTGGCCGTGGTCGCGGTGACCTCCCTTTCCGGCGAAGAGTCCGCCAAGCGCGGCAAGGATGCCGGAGTCGATGGATATCTGGTCAAACTCGACCGGGAGAAGATCCTCGGCACGGTCGAATCCTTCCTCCAGCACAGGAAACCCTGA
- a CDS encoding STAS domain-containing protein, with product MIGKTALEGSIRISPKGNVGIDETESLQKALEEASADGGGVEVDLGSCRSLSSSAIGALIACHNSLRARGSRLKVSGATEDMRKLLRMMGLDRHFELV from the coding sequence ATGATTGGCAAAACCGCGCTCGAGGGATCCATCCGCATCAGCCCCAAGGGGAACGTGGGGATCGACGAAACCGAGAGCCTGCAAAAGGCGCTCGAGGAGGCATCCGCAGACGGCGGAGGGGTCGAAGTCGATCTGGGATCCTGCAGGTCCCTTTCCTCCTCGGCGATCGGAGCACTGATCGCCTGCCACAACTCGCTTCGTGCGCGTGGATCCCGCCTCAAGGTATCCGGCGCGACCGAAGACATGCGCAAACTGCTGCGCATGATGGGGCTCGATCGCCACTTCGAACTGGTCTGA
- a CDS encoding Hpt domain-containing protein, protein MVSRTTIQSKLARTSLVVLAPALLSVTLSVVALNVYLSGKNQAVSVARIEASLTAKGRLLTKNNAQALVGMAEGNAFLQIKDLVASTVKDDPDVIYGLFMPADSTNPCEVADETDTALAEGAMAKVGEIKDQAGVGWAREAKALQTRKMGSGPAGSIEFTAPVGEADAPMGWILYKLSTRAMSEAIETEKAASRQALMVVIGILLALGGVALAVALAKFRSAARKLSGPVTELSAAAELIKGGDYKTVVSVDSDDEIGSLAETFETMRQTVQKYTEHLEDLVAEKMRQVRDILDNVEQGLFVVGLDGQVAPEYSKAAPNILGVDNLGNVSEALHLSPAQEDDFKGWLSLVRAKNSSMRWDKLTKVAPVQDLEISGSDGQSRFVRVRYQRMFDKNRELERVMVLAVDETESRRIERVVAEEKERHENEVKTILGLVNNLPEVIRDYMKDTRNRMDTLEDICRSMLDRSLAARERHPDQPGFHPGTEEIANIFRDLHTIKGNSATYGFERLGRLAHQGEDILEDLKEPITVRTAVTLRALLEKLDEMDKAYQEILSTEKKLSGGATDGDMLVQVSERKLEHVRKMAHTLHMPAHASTHPYIDPEAVQILTEACEHLRDVPLVRLADKYRGMIERLAERLEKQIRFEVVPGHLEVGPTFFAPLDEALVHILRNSVDHGLESPTDRTAAGKPECGIIRLQVNIEEDCIRIQIADDGHGINADRVAEKAVAEGILSRDDAERMGRDQKLLLIFESGISTATSITDVSGRGVGMAAVRESIESMGGNIKLESEAGKGTVTTLTIPLRDI, encoded by the coding sequence ATGGTCTCGCGCACAACGATACAATCCAAACTGGCCAGGACCTCCCTCGTGGTCCTGGCCCCGGCCCTGCTTTCCGTCACCCTCTCCGTGGTGGCCTTGAACGTGTACCTCAGCGGCAAGAACCAAGCCGTTTCGGTGGCGCGCATCGAGGCATCCCTGACGGCCAAAGGAAGGCTTCTGACCAAGAACAACGCCCAGGCGTTGGTGGGCATGGCGGAAGGCAACGCGTTCCTCCAGATCAAGGATCTGGTCGCGAGCACCGTCAAGGACGACCCGGACGTGATCTACGGCCTGTTCATGCCGGCCGACTCCACCAACCCGTGCGAGGTCGCCGACGAAACCGACACCGCGTTGGCGGAAGGGGCCATGGCCAAGGTCGGCGAGATCAAGGATCAAGCCGGTGTGGGTTGGGCGCGCGAGGCGAAGGCGTTGCAAACCCGCAAGATGGGCTCGGGACCTGCCGGCTCCATCGAGTTCACCGCGCCGGTGGGAGAGGCCGATGCGCCCATGGGCTGGATCCTCTACAAGCTTTCGACGCGGGCGATGTCGGAAGCCATCGAAACGGAAAAGGCCGCCTCGCGCCAAGCCCTGATGGTGGTGATCGGCATCCTCCTGGCACTGGGCGGCGTGGCGCTGGCGGTCGCGCTTGCCAAATTCCGTTCGGCGGCCCGGAAATTGTCAGGCCCGGTGACGGAACTTTCCGCCGCCGCGGAACTGATCAAGGGTGGCGACTACAAGACCGTCGTGAGCGTGGATTCCGACGACGAAATCGGCAGCCTCGCCGAAACCTTCGAAACGATGCGCCAAACGGTGCAGAAATACACGGAACACCTTGAGGATTTGGTCGCCGAAAAGATGCGGCAGGTCCGCGACATCCTGGACAACGTGGAACAGGGCTTGTTCGTGGTCGGATTGGATGGCCAGGTCGCGCCGGAATACTCCAAGGCGGCCCCCAACATCCTGGGCGTGGACAACTTGGGCAACGTCTCCGAAGCCTTGCACCTCAGCCCTGCACAGGAAGACGACTTCAAGGGTTGGCTTTCGCTGGTGCGCGCCAAGAATTCCAGCATGCGTTGGGACAAGCTCACGAAGGTGGCGCCCGTCCAAGACCTCGAAATTTCCGGCTCCGACGGCCAATCGCGATTCGTGCGCGTTCGCTACCAGCGGATGTTCGACAAAAATCGTGAACTGGAACGAGTGATGGTGCTGGCGGTGGACGAAACGGAATCGCGCCGGATCGAGCGCGTGGTGGCCGAAGAAAAGGAGCGCCACGAGAACGAAGTCAAGACGATCCTCGGTTTGGTGAACAACCTGCCGGAAGTCATCCGCGACTACATGAAAGACACCCGAAACCGGATGGACACGCTGGAGGACATCTGCCGCTCGATGCTGGACCGGTCGCTGGCCGCCCGCGAACGCCACCCGGACCAACCCGGATTCCACCCGGGAACCGAAGAGATCGCCAACATCTTCCGCGACCTGCACACCATCAAGGGCAACTCGGCCACCTACGGATTCGAACGCCTGGGACGACTCGCCCACCAAGGCGAAGACATCCTGGAAGACCTCAAGGAGCCGATCACGGTGCGCACCGCGGTCACCTTGCGCGCCCTGCTGGAAAAGCTCGACGAAATGGACAAGGCCTACCAGGAGATCCTTTCCACGGAAAAGAAATTGTCCGGCGGAGCGACCGACGGCGACATGCTGGTGCAGGTGTCGGAGCGCAAGCTCGAACACGTGCGCAAGATGGCCCACACTCTGCATATGCCGGCCCACGCGAGCACGCACCCTTACATCGATCCGGAGGCGGTGCAGATCTTGACAGAGGCCTGCGAGCATCTGCGCGACGTTCCTCTGGTGCGTCTGGCGGACAAATACCGCGGCATGATCGAGCGCTTGGCCGAACGCCTTGAAAAACAAATCCGCTTCGAGGTCGTCCCCGGACATCTGGAAGTGGGTCCCACCTTCTTCGCCCCGCTCGACGAAGCCCTGGTGCACATCCTGCGCAACTCCGTTGACCATGGATTGGAATCCCCCACCGACCGCACTGCGGCTGGAAAGCCCGAATGCGGCATCATCCGACTGCAGGTCAACATCGAGGAGGATTGCATCCGCATCCAGATCGCCGACGACGGCCATGGCATCAACGCCGATCGCGTCGCGGAAAAAGCCGTCGCCGAAGGCATCCTCTCCAGAGACGATGCCGAGCGGATGGGCCGGGACCAGAAGCTCCTGCTCATCTTCGAATCCGGCATTTCCACCGCCACCTCCATCACCGATGTGTCCGGCCGAGGTGTCGGCATGGCCGCCGTGCGGGAAAGCATCGAGAGCATGGGTGGCAACATCAAGCTCGAGAGCGAGGCCGGCAAGGGTACGGTCACCACGCTGACCATCCCGTTGCGGGATATTTGA
- a CDS encoding purine-binding chemotaxis protein CheW, producing the protein MSVETIGKDSAQIELTVFTVGDILCAVENDRVREISGLRAITPVHHAPEHVRGVVNLRGQIMTIIDLGVRLGIGAVPEDRNSRILVVRSGEEDIGLLVDGIEDVKTVSASDMEPPPSNVQGLSGAFLKAILKEKDDLACIVDMEKILHID; encoded by the coding sequence ATGAGCGTTGAAACCATCGGCAAGGACTCCGCCCAGATCGAGCTCACCGTCTTTACCGTGGGAGACATCCTCTGCGCGGTGGAAAACGACAGGGTCCGGGAGATTTCAGGCCTTCGGGCGATCACACCCGTGCACCACGCCCCCGAGCACGTGCGGGGGGTGGTGAACCTTCGCGGACAGATCATGACCATCATCGATCTGGGGGTGCGCCTGGGGATCGGCGCTGTTCCCGAAGATCGCAATTCCCGCATCCTGGTGGTGCGATCCGGCGAAGAGGACATCGGCCTTCTGGTGGACGGCATCGAGGACGTCAAGACCGTCTCGGCATCCGACATGGAACCTCCTCCATCGAACGTGCAAGGGCTTTCCGGGGCGTTCCTGAAGGCCATCCTCAAGGAAAAGGACGATCTCGCCTGCATCGTCGACATGGAGAAGATCCTCCACATCGACTAG
- a CDS encoding Hpt domain-containing protein — translation MPVSILTDIVESFAAGVCGNIRDMVGSEFDIGASTLSETKFVPARGMAVMIHFTGAIQGEFALSLSEETAAKILGMWSEGMGAGDLREMRGDFGGFLKECLNTSVGQVMPSLEREFDALTFLPSVLVYGELEYPDVPAGFISMAGAAGDLDCYFVLNLMGLELGDRLQAALKAVGESAREANAAKRSVTSMLEAFPSALVTVGRDGKVRPGYARITPETVGLDRDAPIPGMHMVDLLGLGEKMVRETNFWLEVVYDKWGIIPFKDLLGLCPISESPNERGLTLLPKWVPLRAEDGSLDGLLLMVENVTEKRRVESEMKKLSKLHEESVELVTQIVNLEPDEVQDFVYDSSGLLREAEKIVQSASRDRQFIETLYRTVHTLKGNSGQFQFKGLQKLALEIEDSISQIREKSDWEEANDEVQVAKIQQGLVEAEGYVRRLEELRGKLGQKEESAEDKVARSTPSVMAQLSDIESVAATIWGVHQAGRALGWPQGTLSLISAAAASAAALREIDFGRLARTLAGVIGKVAGRLGKKATFSMAGSGPIDIEVLRVLHRCMVHLVNNSLDHGLEKPAERLAAGKLEMGLLVLEYSRHGEHLEISFSDDGAGIDPESIRTKAVEKGFMDPEQARTASHGDLLDLLFRSGFSTREKVGEFSGRGVGLDMVRDTIQSLGGKIHLESVPGRGTSFRIRIPVSIAIPSTRFLTEVEA, via the coding sequence ATGCCAGTGAGCATACTGACAGATATCGTCGAGTCGTTCGCGGCTGGCGTCTGCGGAAACATCCGGGACATGGTCGGATCCGAATTCGATATCGGCGCGAGCACGTTATCGGAGACAAAATTCGTCCCCGCCAGGGGCATGGCGGTGATGATCCATTTCACCGGAGCCATCCAGGGGGAATTCGCCCTGTCGCTTTCCGAGGAGACCGCCGCGAAGATCCTCGGCATGTGGTCCGAGGGCATGGGTGCGGGGGATCTCCGGGAAATGCGTGGCGATTTCGGCGGATTCCTCAAGGAGTGCCTGAACACCTCGGTGGGACAGGTCATGCCGAGTCTGGAACGCGAATTCGACGCGCTCACGTTCCTGCCGTCGGTCCTGGTCTACGGAGAACTCGAGTATCCGGACGTTCCCGCCGGATTCATCTCCATGGCCGGAGCGGCAGGAGACCTCGACTGCTACTTCGTGCTGAACCTGATGGGATTGGAGCTGGGCGATCGCCTGCAGGCCGCGCTGAAGGCCGTGGGCGAATCCGCACGCGAGGCGAATGCCGCCAAGCGAAGCGTCACCTCCATGCTGGAAGCGTTTCCCTCCGCGCTCGTCACGGTGGGGCGCGACGGAAAGGTCCGGCCCGGTTACGCGCGGATCACCCCGGAAACGGTGGGTCTGGACCGCGATGCGCCGATTCCCGGCATGCACATGGTCGATCTGCTGGGACTGGGCGAGAAAATGGTCCGCGAGACCAATTTCTGGCTCGAGGTGGTCTACGACAAATGGGGAATCATCCCCTTCAAGGATCTTCTGGGGCTGTGCCCCATCTCGGAATCCCCGAACGAACGGGGCCTGACCCTGCTTCCAAAGTGGGTCCCCTTGCGGGCAGAGGACGGCTCCCTGGACGGTCTGCTCCTGATGGTGGAAAACGTCACGGAAAAGCGCCGCGTCGAATCCGAGATGAAGAAACTGTCCAAACTCCACGAGGAGAGCGTCGAGCTTGTGACACAAATCGTCAATCTGGAACCGGACGAGGTCCAGGACTTCGTGTACGACAGTTCGGGCCTTCTGCGCGAAGCGGAGAAGATCGTACAAAGCGCCTCCCGGGACCGCCAGTTCATCGAGACGCTCTATCGGACCGTCCACACTCTCAAGGGCAACTCGGGTCAATTCCAGTTCAAAGGGTTGCAGAAACTCGCCTTGGAGATCGAGGACAGCATTTCCCAGATCCGCGAAAAATCCGATTGGGAAGAAGCCAACGACGAAGTCCAGGTCGCCAAGATCCAACAAGGCTTGGTGGAGGCCGAAGGCTACGTCCGCCGGCTGGAAGAGTTGCGCGGAAAGCTGGGCCAGAAGGAAGAATCGGCTGAAGACAAGGTCGCTCGTTCGACCCCGTCGGTCATGGCGCAACTTTCTGACATCGAAAGCGTGGCGGCCACCATCTGGGGTGTCCACCAGGCCGGGCGTGCCCTCGGCTGGCCCCAAGGCACGCTCTCGCTCATTTCCGCCGCCGCCGCCAGCGCCGCGGCCCTTCGGGAAATCGATTTCGGCCGGCTGGCTCGCACTCTCGCCGGGGTGATCGGAAAAGTCGCTGGCCGCTTGGGCAAGAAGGCCACATTCTCCATGGCTGGCTCCGGACCGATCGACATCGAGGTCCTTCGGGTCCTGCACCGTTGCATGGTGCATCTGGTGAACAACTCGCTGGACCACGGCCTGGAAAAACCCGCCGAACGCCTGGCCGCAGGCAAACTCGAGATGGGTCTTCTGGTCTTGGAGTACAGTCGTCACGGCGAACACCTGGAAATTTCCTTTTCCGACGACGGCGCCGGCATCGATCCAGAATCCATCCGAACAAAGGCTGTCGAGAAAGGTTTCATGGATCCGGAACAGGCGCGCACGGCTTCCCACGGCGACCTCCTGGATCTGCTGTTCCGTTCGGGATTCTCCACGCGCGAAAAGGTGGGGGAATTCTCAGGCCGAGGTGTCGGTCTCGACATGGTGCGCGACACCATCCAGTCTCTGGGCGGAAAAATCCATCTGGAAAGCGTCCCCGGCCGTGGAACATCCTTCCGCATCCGGATACCTGTTTCCATCGCGATCCCATCTACTCGTTTTCTCACGGAGGTAGAAGCATGA
- a CDS encoding fused response regulator/phosphatase yields the protein MTPTRVLAVDDERANLHLLATALRNEGHLVDPASTGEQALQIASTLPPDLMLLDIGLPGLDGFQVLEKFRELEGCRHTPVIFLTGVEDISAKVRGFSLGAVDYVVKPFHLEELRARVRIHLQLAQSLKALAHEQARRLESLALAQRSILARPSDHPAARFAIHFQPAQEAGGDLYDVFEVGPGVHGYFVGDVSGHDLGASLVASAATALLRQNSGPAWSPEDTLQMVNRALTDWLPPGRFLTGCLVRLNRNTNTLRVVSAAHPPPVVLEASGRVSFLECSGDVLGAFAQARFGSLERKLQPKDRVVMYTDGLLERPGRSLQDSLAALGQAISGLANLPLDHIPGRLTEAMNPVNGADDVVALAFEA from the coding sequence ATGACTCCCACCCGGGTCCTTGCGGTGGACGACGAGCGGGCGAACCTGCACCTGTTGGCCACCGCGCTGCGCAACGAAGGACACCTGGTGGACCCCGCCTCCACCGGTGAACAAGCGCTCCAGATCGCTTCCACCCTTCCCCCCGACCTGATGCTCCTGGATATCGGCCTTCCCGGTTTGGACGGATTCCAAGTCCTGGAGAAATTCCGAGAACTGGAGGGCTGCCGCCACACGCCCGTGATCTTCCTGACCGGCGTGGAGGATATCTCCGCGAAAGTCCGCGGATTTTCGTTGGGGGCGGTCGACTACGTGGTCAAACCGTTCCACCTCGAGGAACTGCGTGCGAGGGTGCGCATCCACTTGCAGCTCGCCCAATCCCTCAAAGCCCTCGCCCATGAGCAGGCGCGTCGCCTGGAAAGCCTCGCGCTCGCCCAGAGAAGCATCCTGGCGAGGCCGTCGGACCATCCCGCTGCACGCTTCGCCATCCACTTCCAGCCCGCCCAGGAGGCTGGCGGCGACCTTTACGACGTGTTCGAGGTGGGGCCGGGGGTCCACGGATATTTCGTGGGCGATGTTTCCGGCCACGATCTGGGAGCGAGTCTGGTGGCTTCCGCAGCCACGGCCCTTTTGCGACAGAACTCCGGACCAGCCTGGTCTCCGGAGGACACCCTCCAGATGGTCAACCGCGCCTTGACCGACTGGCTTCCGCCAGGGCGATTCCTGACAGGATGCCTGGTCCGATTGAATCGCAACACCAACACCCTCCGCGTCGTCAGCGCCGCCCACCCTCCACCCGTCGTTTTGGAGGCCTCCGGCCGGGTCTCGTTCCTCGAGTGCTCAGGAGACGTGCTGGGCGCCTTCGCCCAAGCGCGCTTTGGCTCGTTGGAGAGAAAACTCCAACCCAAGGATCGCGTCGTCATGTACACCGATGGCCTGCTGGAGCGCCCCGGCCGCTCCCTGCAAGACTCCCTGGCTGCACTGGGGCAGGCGATCTCCGGCTTGGCGAACCTCCCTCTGGATCACATCCCAGGACGATTGACCGAAGCGATGAACCCGGTAAATGGCGCCGACGACGTCGTTGCCCTTGCATTCGAGGCATGA
- a CDS encoding Hpt domain-containing protein, which translates to MDGKVIDKEEALGRLEGDLELWNEIREIWLEDVDALHQAVLTTFEGKAPDGLRRAAHAIKGASANVGAVRLASVARDLELQSPAADWTSLAQHVDQLGREVENAKKALKEG; encoded by the coding sequence ATGGACGGGAAAGTCATCGACAAAGAAGAGGCCCTGGGGCGCCTGGAAGGGGACCTCGAGCTTTGGAACGAGATCCGGGAAATCTGGCTGGAGGACGTCGACGCCCTCCACCAGGCGGTTCTGACCACCTTCGAGGGGAAAGCACCGGACGGCCTGCGTCGCGCGGCACATGCCATCAAAGGGGCCTCGGCCAATGTCGGAGCGGTTCGCCTGGCATCGGTGGCGCGCGACCTGGAACTCCAATCCCCCGCCGCCGATTGGACGAGTCTCGCCCAGCATGTGGACCAATTGGGCAGGGAAGTGGAAAACGCGAAAAAGGCCCTGAAGGAGGGATGA
- a CDS encoding response regulator, protein MPKSVLIVDDSTFLSKQIAEFFTSQLGFQVVAIGKDGNEAVELYRKHKPDLVTMDLTMPNKDGKSAIHEILTEFADARIMVISAVKGNTVLECLNRGAKGYIEKPLKFADPLFVEDFKQSVDETFK, encoded by the coding sequence ATGCCCAAGTCAGTGCTCATCGTAGACGATTCCACATTCCTCTCCAAGCAAATCGCGGAGTTCTTCACCTCGCAACTGGGATTCCAGGTCGTTGCGATCGGGAAGGACGGCAACGAAGCGGTGGAACTGTACAGGAAACACAAGCCGGATCTTGTCACCATGGATCTGACCATGCCCAACAAGGACGGGAAGTCCGCGATCCACGAGATCCTCACGGAATTCGCCGACGCCAGGATCATGGTGATCTCGGCGGTGAAGGGGAATACGGTTCTGGAGTGCCTCAACCGCGGCGCCAAGGGTTACATCGAGAAGCCCCTGAAGTTCGCCGATCCGTTGTTCGTCGAGGACTTCAAGCAGTCCGTCGACGAGACGTTCAAGTAG